GCTGGCCATTTTTAATCGTCAATCATATCGAGGTGCAAAATGATCATTGTAGACAAAGACAACTACGAAGCTGAAGTGCTGCAGAGCGCCACCCCCTGCGTTGTGGACCTCTGGGGCCCGCAGTGCGGCCCCTGCCTGGCCCTTATGCCCGAAGTGGTAAAGCTGTCTGAAAGCTATGAAGGCAAGGTCAAGTTCTGCAAGCTTAACGTGGCGGAAAACCGCCGCCTGGTCATCAGTCTGCGCGTCATG
This DNA window, taken from Desulfovibrio sp. 86, encodes the following:
- a CDS encoding thioredoxin family protein, which translates into the protein MIIVDKDNYEAEVLQSATPCVVDLWGPQCGPCLALMPEVVKLSESYEGKVKFCKLNVAENRRLVISLRVMAVPTILFYKGGECVSRISGDAVSIEAIKAETDKLA